The following proteins are encoded in a genomic region of Doryrhamphus excisus isolate RoL2022-K1 chromosome 6, RoL_Dexc_1.0, whole genome shotgun sequence:
- the bod1l1 gene encoding biorientation of chromosomes in cell division protein 1-like 1 isoform X1, producing the protein MAGLPPGDPQLVSMIVNHLKTQGLFDQFRRDCLADVDTKPAYLNLKQRVDNFVSNHLSNHTWSPQLNKNQLRNNIRQLVLQSGMLEQGVDRIVAQVVDPKVNHIFRPQVEKVVHQFLSPGTSSEELPPPPPPPIPLTENKADAIVPQQASLSTPTSTSATNAMSILDAITSLSQEANVRTTEKVHRASDGPIEEGELGTSADDDGDGKTAEDGAEEAKAASEMQQSEAKTDDAAADQMEVAKEIPTEQPKMEDEGTIGEDQAEDKPKAASKTSRKLSEEGNSSQAKEKAREKIKEEYSLEDSDLDGLSDITVSSVHTSDLSSFEGESEDDAPLSDSSEEGEHTTDGVKSDKRDASGDTGDEGKEGKPRRKAYVHKPFLYSRYYSDSDDEVTVEERRRSAAKDKEERLLKRQQNRERMEEKRKQKASQSEEQDQKKKKSGQPAGLQKPQAKEARKEQKVLEKKMALSRKRKLDLRKESDVTSKKKADAGETSKKTEVKTTPLRSHQHKLVRNLSESSDERHSRMSTNVSEDPGDAKKLPDKSRTHSFILDLELGSLEALRQRSVNKFDRLSRKERKEKERGVPEEPPKLRQKQEKKPEPLLNESQQKDGAPMKVSSDEKKPKVKNEKKTTKEADEAPKDASTKRMRAQSVEVTKAEKDKSRDKDKEKDKMKEKDKVKGEKTAAKSDSKLLLLRPETSTASEDRPEVGPGTDGSKKKEKHSKDILKRSKSHSEERQVDKSKAKADSRDKDRTKVEQPNKPESDKSPKRVKPADKGKTTEKSKSKEDPKSLSKMDKKAHSLDARGASGSSKGEITKLKKKEGSVKEQRRPSEEPGMKTAKKKTDKKEKVLEKKASREDKAERSSVDVVPEEEQKTSVVKDDSEPVTNDDTCDTTTEMPAVPPEADALLTLMDVCASAMDARLPTAAGDGERPPTEATLQDADMKMKEAALTLLSMDPDSALSPGFMRQEVAPPAGQPQEGAVEQQEPQDPNVAAELSPDKPNNKETYLIHESEMSATSVETSPKDVDTKSHDLQTPPNENVSKAAEMASDAQPAAAVEDVPEAITENMEENTSCDTPATQEQSEVADTNTKAKEAFAEEEQMDLSESDSGMKTQEEETWEVSAPPTDVTKRTEPDCGNEEAKQASVIAISDVQESDMLEKKPEGRGGRKRKRSSQNIAAAIESSNNADTNQDVKEPSSEETTVEAVVTSPRRGRSCKIEEDQQPKELENMEPTPSRRGRRSTAKADNLSRDEENAHTLSPSSSTEKEQKIVEGSGAISDGLQESEAGVSSPPTGSSAHQESTETDEPAAKKRRSKETDQSVEVSYVEEVQLNKDTGEEAVKDTSGNIMEDASEGAVKDANETAARDTTRESIEDIEEESSKDTYEEVVKATSDDVIEDTNKEPMMDINEEALKNINEEVVEDINKEPLKDTSEDLVKNKSVDRRMDTSEEVMMDIGKEDAYDELPVDTNEAAKDRSGQDKSEEAVKETREGKVKSEGSIKETSEEESVKETSEEESVKETSEEESVKETSEDVVKETSEDVVKETSEDVVKETSVDVVKETSEDVVKETSEDEFVKEPREGEAVKEPSEDVVKEPSEDVVKEPSEDVVKEPSEDVVKEPSEDVVKETSEDVVKETSEDVVKETSEDVVKEPSEDVVKEPSEDVVKEPSEDVVKEPSEDVVKEPSEDVVKETSEDVVKETSEDVVKEPSEDVVKEPSEDVVKEPSEDVVKEPSEDVTEVQSDEKTHEENVSPSVSLSKGNEEVDQQQGFTPKKPGRRGRPPKAAVLADDPDKKEKTSEAEKEPTEYDEEEVEDDGEKDEDGKGTASRATTRSASRLEAERNKPSKPSTRASRQSGKDETAAAGPRGTRGQGITTKGPRKREASPPAGRTRGGQKMEETPSKRGKR; encoded by the exons ATGGCGGGTTTGCCACCGGGTGATCCTCAGTTGGTGTCAATGATAGTGAATCACCTGAAAACACAAGGACTCTTCGACCAGTTTAGGAGGGATTGCCTAGCGGACGTCGACACCAAG cctGCGTACCTGAACCTGAAGCAAAGGGTGGACAACTTTGTCTCCAATCACCTGTCCAACCACACATGGAGCCCCCAGTTAAACAAAAACCAGCTGCGAAACAACATCAGACAGCTCGTGCTGCA ATCCGGGATGCTGGAGCAAGGGGTGGACAGAATCGTGGCCCAGGTGGTGGACCCCAAAGTCAACCACATCTTCAGGCCGCAGGTGGAGAAGGTGGTCCATCAGTTTCTTTCGCCTGGCACCAGCAGTGAGGAGCTGCCACCACCCCCGCCACCACCGATTCCCTTAACGGAGAACAAAGCGGATGCTATTGTTCCTCAACAGG CCTCATTGTCCACTCCGACGTCCACCTCGGCCACCAACGCCATGTCCATCCTTGATGCCATCACTTCTCTCAGCCAGGAGGCCAACGTCAGGACCACAGAGAAGGTCCACAGAGCCTCCGATGGGCCCATAGAGGAGGGTGAGTTGGGCACGAGTGCGGATGACGACGGAGACGGGAAGACGGCGGAGGACGGTGCCGAAGAAGCAAAAGCGGCATCTGAGATGCAGCAGTCGGAGGCCAAGACTGATGACGCCGCTGCAGATCAGATGGAAGTGGCGAAGGAGATCCCCACAGAGCAGCCAAAGATGGAGGATGAAGGAACTATAGGCGAAGACCAAGCTGAAGACAAACCCAAAGCGGCCAGTAAAACAAGCAGGAAACTTTCTGAAGAGGGGAATTCCAGCCAGGCCAAGGAGAAAGCCAGGGAAAAGATAAAGGAAG AGTATTCTTTGGAGGATTCTGACTTGGACGGCCTGAGTGACATCACAGTAAGCTCTGTACACACCAGCGACCTGTCATCCTTTGAAGGGGAAAGCGAAGATGACGCGCCACTGTCTGATTCCTCCGAGGAGGGCGAGCACACAACGGATG GTGTCAAATCAGACAAGAGAGACGCGAGCGGCGACACGGGAGACGAAGGCAAAGAGGGTAAACCACGACGCAAGGCTTACGTCCACAAGCCCTTCCTGTACTCGCGTTACTACAGTGACTCAGATGATGAGGTCACCGTGGAAGAAAGGCGGAGATCTGCA GCAAAGGACAAAGAGGAACGTCTGCTCAAAAGGCAGCAAAACCGAGAGCGAATGGAAGAGAAGCGCAAACAGAAAGCATCACAGTCTGAAGAGCAAG atcagaagaagaagaagagtggcCAGCCTGCTGGTCTCCAGAAACCCCAAGCTAAGGAAGCCCGCAAAGAGCAGAAAGTTCTGGAGAAGAAAATGGCCCTGAGCAGAAAGCGTAAGCTTGACTTGAG GAAAGAGAGCGACGTGACCAGCAAGAAAAAAGCAGATGCAGGAGAAACATCTAAAAAAACA GAGGTGAAAACCACACCATTGCGCAGCCACCAACACAAACTGGTACGAAACCTGTCCGAGTCGTCTGACGAGAGGCACTCCAGGATGAGCACCAACGTCTCAGAAGACCCCGGCGATGCCAAGAAGCTGCCTGATAAAAGCCGCACGCACTCTTTCATCTTGGACCTGGAGCTGGGCTCGCTGGAGGCTCTCAGGCAGCGCTCTGTCAACAAGTTCGACCGGCTGTCACGCAAGGAGCGCAAAGAGAAGGAGCGCGGCGTGCCAGAGGAGCCGCCCAAGCTCAGACAGAAGCAGGAGAAGAAACCAGAGCCTCTGCTGAATGAGTCCCAGCAGAAAGATGGTGCTCCTATGAAGGTGTCCTCTGATGAGAAGAAGCCCAAAGTGAAAAATGAGAAGAAAACCACAAAGGAGGCAGACGAAGCTCCTAAAGATGCCTCCACCAAGAGAATGAGGGCTCAGTCTGTTGAGGTGACCAAAGCAGAGAAGGACAAAAGTAGAGATAAGGAcaaggaaaaagacaaaatgaaagaGAAAGACAAAGTCAAAGGAGAGAAAACGGCTGCAAAAAGCGATTCCAAGCTGCTTCTCCTCCGGCCCGAAACGTCTACCGCCTCTGAGGACCGGCCTGAGGTGGGACCaggcacagacggcagcaagaAGAAAGAGAAACACTCCAAAGACATCCTGAAGAGGTCCAAGAGCCACAGCGAGGAGCGACAAGTAGACAAATCCAAAGCGAAAGCGGACAGCAGAGACAAAGACAGGACCAAAGTCGAGCAACCCAATAAACCTGAGAGCGACAAGTCCCCGAAAAGAGTCAAGCCTGCAGACAAAGGAAAAACCACGGAGAAATCCAAATCCAAAGAGGATCCAAAGTCGTTGTCAAAAATGGACAAGAAAGCTCACAGTTTGGACGCCCGAGGAGCATCAGGTTCAAGCAAAGGTGAGATAACAAAACTCAAGAAGAAGGAGGGAAGTGTGAAGGAACAGAGAAGACCATCTGAGGAGCCTGGCATGAAGACCGCAAAGAAAAAAACGGACAAGAAAGAGAAAGTTCTGGAGAAGAAAGCATCCCGTGAAGACAAAGCAGAGAGGAGCTCTGTGGATGTTGTGCCAGAGGAGGAGCAGAAGACGTCTGTGGTCAAAGACGACTCGGAACCCGTCACTAATGACGACACCTGCGACACGACCACCGAGATGCCAGCCGTGCCTCCAGAGGCCGACGCCCTGCTGACGCTCATGGATGTCTGCGCCTCGGCCATGGATGCCAGGCTCCCTACGGCAGCGGGGGATGGAGAGCGCCCCCCCACAGAAGCAACACTTCAGGACGCCGACATGAAGATGAAAGAGGCGGCCCTCACGCTGCTTTCCATGGACCCTGACAGCGCACTCTCCCCTGGCTTCATGAGGCAGGAGGTGGCGCCACCTGCTGGGCAGCCACAGGAGGGCGCCGTGGAACAGCAAGAACCACAAGATCCAAACGTAGCTGCTGAGTTGTCACCTGATAAACCCAACAACAAAG AGACATATTTAATCCACGAGAGTGAAATGTCTGCAACGAGTGTTGAAACATCTCCTAAG GACGTCGACAccaagtcacatgacctccAGACCCCTCCGAATGAGAACGTGTCCAAAGCTGCAGAGATGGCATCTGATGCGCAGCCAGCAGCCGCCGTTGAAGATG TTCCTGAAGCCATCACAGAAAACATGGAGGAAAACACATCTTGTGATACACCTGCCACACAAG AGCAAAGTGAGGTTGCAGACACAAACACCAAA GCCAAAGAAGCGTTTGCCGAGGAGGAGCAGATGGATCTCAGTGAGA GTGATTCTGGCatgaagacacaggaagaagaaACC TGGGAAGTCAGCGCTCCTCCCACAGACGTTACAAAAAGGACAGAACCAGACTGTGGAAATGAAGAGGCCAAACAAGCCA GTGTCATCGCCATCTCAGACGTCCAGGAGTCAGACATGTTGGAGAAG AAGCCTGAAGGACGAGGAGGACGGAAAAGGAAGAGGTCCAGTCAGAACATTGCAGCAGCGATTGAAAGCAGTAATAATGCTGACACAAACCAGGATGTAAAGGAACCGTCTTCTGAG GAAACTACCGTGGAGGCGGTGGTCACATCACCACGCAGGGGCCGATCTTGTAAAATAGAGGAAGATCAGCAGCCCAAAGAATTAGAGAATATGGAGCCAACTCCAAGTCGCAGAGGGAGACGCTCAACAGCAAAAGCCG ATAACCTGAGCAGAGACGAGGAGAACGCCCACACATTGTCGCCATCAAGCTCCACAGAGAAGGAGCAG AAAATAGTAGAGGGAAGTGGAGCGATATCTGACGGGCTTCAAGAAAGTGAGGCCGGTGTGTCGTCTCCTCCTACAGGAAGTTCCGCCCACCAGGAAAGCACTGAAACAG ATGAGCCAGCAGCCAAGAAGAGGAGGTCAAAGGAGACAGACCAATCTGTGGAGGTGAGCTATGTCGAGGAAGTGCAGCTGAACAAGGACACCGGAGAGGAGGCTGTTAAGGACACTAGTGGAAACATCATGGAGGATGCAAGTGAAGGAGCTGTGAAGGATGCCAACGAGACAGCTGCGAGGGACACCACTAGGGAGAGCATTGAGGACATAGAGGAGGAGTCATCTAAGGACACATATGAGGAGGTTGTGAAGGCTACAAGTGACGACGTCATAGAGGACACAAATAAAGAGCCCATGATGGACATCAATGAGGAGGCGCTAAAGAACATCAATGAGGAGGTTGTAGAAGATATCAATAAGGAGCCTTTAAAGGACACAAGCGAGGACCTTGTAAAGAATAAAAGTGTGGATCGAAGGATGGACACAAGTGAGGAGGTCATGATGGACATCGGTAAGGAAGACGCTTATGATGAGCTTCCTGTGGACACAAATGAGGCTGCAAAGGACAGAAGTGGACAAGACAAAAGCGAGGAGGCTGTAAAAGAGACACGTGAGGGAAAGGTTAAAAGTGAGGGGTCCATCAAGGAGACGAGCGAAGAGGAGTCCGTAAAGGAGACGAGCGAAGAGGAGTCCGTAAAGGAGACGAGCGAAGAGGAATCCGTAAAGGAGACAAGCGAGGATGTAGTAAAGGAGACAAGCGAGGATGTAGTAAAGGAGACAAGCGAGGATGTAGTAAAGGAGACAAGCGTGGATGTAGTAAAGGAGACAAGCGAGGATGTAGTAAAGGAGACATCCGAGGATGAGTTCGTAAAGGAGCCAAGGGAGGGGGAGGCCGTAAAGGAGCCAAGCGAGGATGTAGTAAAGGAGCCAAGCGAGGATGTAGTAAAGGAGCCAAGCGAGGATGTAGTAAAGGAGCCAAGCGAGGATGTAGTAAAGGAGCCAAGCGAGGATGTAGTAAAGGAGACAAGCGAGGATGTAGTAAAGGAGACAAGCGAGGATGTAGTAAAGGAGACAAGCGAGGATGTAGTAAAGGAGCCAAGCGAGGATGTAGTAAAGGAGCCAAGCGAGGATGTAGTAAAGGAGCCAAGCGAGGATGTAGTAAAGGAGCCAAGCGAGGATGTAGTAAAGGAGCCAAGCGAGGATGTAGTAAAGGAGACAAGCGAGGATGTAGTAAAGGAGACAAGCGAGGATGTAGTAAAGGAGCCAAGCGAGGATGTAGTAAAGGAGCCAAGCGAGGATGTAGTAAAGGAGCCAAGCGAGGATGTAGTAAAGGAGCCAAGCGAGGATGTAACGGAGGTACAAAGTGATGAGAAGACACACGAGGAGAACG TTTCTCCCTCAGTGAGTCTATCTAAAGGAAATGAGGAAGTGGACCAACAGCAAGGATTCACCCCAAAGAAGCCCGGTCGTAGGGGACGACCCCCCAAAGCAGCAGTCCTCGCAGATGACCcag ATAAAAAGGAGAAAACATCAGAAGCCGAAAAGGAGCCGACTGAGTACGAcgaagaggaggtggaggatgaCGGTGAGAAGGACGAGGACGGGAAAGGGACGGCAAGCAGAGCGACAACACGCTCAGCCTCTCGCCTGGAAGCTGAAAG AAATAAGCCGAGCAAACCATCCACACGTGCCAGTCGTCAGAGCGGGAAAGACGAGACGGCGGCGGCTGGACCACG